A single window of Gammaproteobacteria bacterium DNA harbors:
- the hisS gene encoding histidine--tRNA ligase translates to MSKGIQAIRGMHDILPEAAPAWQALEQTLRTLAQGYGYEEIRVPLLEKTELFVRTIGEVTDIVEKEMYTFVDLSGDSLSLRPEGTAGCVRACIENGLLHNQTRRLWYLGPMFRHERPQKGRYRQFHQWGVEAYGFTGPDIDAELILLSARLWRLLGIDGIVRLQINSLGTTESRARYRAALVEYLSAHHERLDEDSRRRLHTNPLRILDSKNPELRDLLAAAPALGDYLDDESKEHFAGLRELLAAAGLACEVNPRLVRGLDYYEKTVFEWVTDRLGAQGTVCAGGRYDRLIEQLGGRATPAAGFALGIERLLALLEDGAAPVAAAAPHVYLIAVGAAAERAAPGFAEGLRDELPALRLCVNCGGGNFKNQFRRADKSGALAALILGEDELVNGVVGVKYLRDERPQEVVPRGELARRLQAAVL, encoded by the coding sequence TTGAGCAAAGGCATCCAGGCAATCCGCGGCATGCACGACATCCTGCCGGAGGCCGCCCCGGCGTGGCAGGCGCTCGAGCAGACGCTGCGCACGCTGGCGCAGGGCTACGGCTACGAGGAGATCCGCGTCCCGCTGCTGGAGAAGACCGAGCTGTTCGTGCGCACCATCGGCGAAGTGACCGACATCGTCGAAAAGGAGATGTACACCTTCGTGGACCTGAGCGGCGACAGTCTCAGCCTGCGCCCCGAGGGCACGGCCGGCTGCGTGCGCGCCTGCATCGAGAATGGACTGCTGCACAACCAGACGCGCCGGCTGTGGTATCTCGGCCCGATGTTCCGCCACGAGCGGCCGCAGAAGGGCCGTTACCGCCAGTTTCACCAGTGGGGTGTCGAGGCCTACGGCTTCACCGGGCCGGACATCGACGCCGAGCTGATCCTGCTGAGCGCGCGCCTGTGGCGCCTGCTCGGCATCGACGGCATCGTGCGGCTGCAGATCAATTCGCTCGGCACGACGGAGTCGCGCGCGCGTTACCGGGCGGCGCTGGTCGAGTACCTGTCCGCCCATCACGAGCGCCTCGACGAGGACAGCCGCCGCCGGCTGCATACCAATCCGCTGCGCATCCTCGACAGCAAGAATCCGGAGCTGCGTGACCTGCTGGCCGCGGCGCCCGCCCTCGGCGACTACCTGGATGATGAATCGAAGGAGCATTTCGCCGGCCTGCGCGAGCTGCTGGCCGCGGCGGGACTCGCCTGCGAGGTCAATCCGCGCCTGGTGCGCGGGCTCGACTACTACGAGAAGACCGTGTTCGAATGGGTTACCGACCGCCTCGGCGCCCAAGGCACGGTGTGCGCCGGCGGGCGCTATGACCGCCTGATCGAGCAGCTCGGCGGTCGCGCGACGCCGGCGGCCGGCTTCGCGCTCGGCATCGAGCGCCTGCTCGCCCTGCTGGAAGACGGCGCGGCGCCGGTCGCGGCTGCGGCGCCACACGTCTATCTGATCGCGGTCGGCGCGGCGGCCGAGCGCGCCGCGCCGGGCTTCGCGGAAGGCCTGCGCGACGAGCTGCCCGCCCTGCGCCTGTGCGTGAACTGTGGCGGCGGCAATTTCAAGAACCAGTTCCGCCGCGCGGACAAGAGCGGGGCGCTGGCCGCGCTGATCCTCGGCGAGGATGAACTCGTGAACGGCGTCGTCGGCGTGAAGTACCTGCGCGACGAACGTCCGCAGGAAGTGGTGCCGCGCGGCGAACTCGCCCGCCGCCTGCAGGCGGCGGTGCTGTAG
- the pilW gene encoding type IV pilus biogenesis/stability protein PilW encodes MSRIVQGWIVLLVLLLAAGCSSSPKKYESHRDTPADINAKLGLSYMQQGDYDVALEKLKKALEQDPDSVAAQHYIAELYKQLNNHELAEQHYKKALKLAPDDPAIQNNFGVFLCDRKRYDEAEKHFMLAAKISSYRRPDEAYENAGLCSLRIPDAARAEKHFRQALEINPLLPNSLYQMALLNFTAAQYLPARAFLQRYAAFAPPTPQTLWLAVRVERALDNTTLADQYAAELRTKFPQSQEAAELRLAK; translated from the coding sequence GTGAGCCGGATCGTCCAGGGATGGATCGTGCTGCTCGTGCTGCTGCTTGCGGCCGGGTGTTCCTCCAGTCCCAAAAAGTACGAGTCGCATCGCGACACTCCCGCCGACATCAACGCCAAGCTGGGCCTGAGCTACATGCAGCAGGGGGACTACGACGTCGCCCTGGAGAAGCTGAAGAAGGCCCTCGAGCAGGACCCGGATTCGGTCGCCGCGCAGCACTACATCGCCGAACTGTACAAACAGCTCAACAACCACGAGCTCGCCGAGCAGCATTACAAGAAGGCGCTCAAACTGGCGCCGGACGATCCGGCCATCCAGAACAACTTCGGCGTGTTCCTGTGCGACCGCAAGCGCTATGACGAGGCGGAGAAGCATTTCATGCTGGCGGCGAAGATCTCCTCGTACCGGCGCCCCGACGAGGCCTATGAGAATGCCGGCCTGTGCTCCCTGCGCATCCCCGACGCGGCGCGCGCCGAGAAGCATTTCCGCCAGGCGCTGGAGATCAATCCGCTGCTGCCGAATTCGCTCTACCAGATGGCGCTGCTGAATTTCACTGCCGCGCAATACCTGCCGGCGCGCGCGTTCCTGCAGCGCTATGCCGCCTTCGCCCCGCCCACTCCGCAGACACTGTGGCTGGCCGTCCGGGTCGAGCGTGCGCTCGATAACACGACGCTGGCGGATCAGTACGCGGCCGAGCTGCGCACGAAATTCCCGCAATCGCAGGAGGCGGCCGAGCTGCGCCTGGCGAAGTGA
- a CDS encoding adenosylcobalamin-dependent ribonucleoside-diphosphate reductase produces MAEAGTNNAYFTAAISRHIWNSKYRHREADGVRDADIEATWRRVARALAAVETVDRAGWEARFLEILRDFRFLPGGRIQAGAGTGHRVTLFNCFVMGTVADSMDGIFDGLKEGAITLQQGGGVGYDFSTLRPAGTPARSVGSVASGPVSFMRIWDTMCATLLSTGARRGAMMATLRCDHPDIEAFIDAKRDTRALRHFNLSVLVSDAFMEALRADADWPLVFPDRDFGDAAGETVMRVWSGETQAVPCRVIRRVRARELWDRIMRATYDYAEPGVLFIDRINEFNNLRYREHISATNPCGEIPLPPYGACDLGSINLTRFVKRPFEPDAEFDFDAVERVARVGTRLLDNVIDASRFPLASQEAQARGSRRVGLGVTGLADTLILLGIAYDSASALDFAARVMRTICHAAYRASIDLAREKGAFPFFERDAFLAAPFVAALPEDIRDGIRAHGIRNSHLTAIAPTGTISLLANNVSSGIEPVFDFDYRRRVLELDGSYTEYGLRDYARALWAELKPGAVMPAEVFVDARRLPPRVHVDMQAAVQPYVDNAISKTVNIPRDYDFAAFREVYQYAYDKGLKGCTTFRPNPVTGEILSAEGEGFEKGSHCCDLEREAD; encoded by the coding sequence ATGGCCGAGGCCGGAACGAACAACGCGTATTTCACCGCCGCCATCTCGCGTCACATCTGGAACAGCAAGTACCGCCATCGCGAGGCCGACGGCGTCCGCGATGCCGACATCGAGGCCACCTGGCGCCGCGTCGCGCGCGCCCTGGCGGCGGTCGAGACCGTCGACCGCGCCGGCTGGGAGGCGCGCTTCCTCGAGATCCTGCGGGACTTCCGTTTCCTCCCCGGCGGGCGCATCCAGGCCGGCGCCGGCACCGGCCACCGCGTGACGCTGTTCAACTGCTTCGTGATGGGCACGGTCGCGGATTCGATGGACGGCATCTTCGACGGCCTCAAGGAAGGCGCCATCACGCTGCAGCAGGGCGGCGGCGTCGGCTACGACTTCTCCACCCTACGCCCCGCGGGGACGCCGGCGCGCAGCGTCGGCAGCGTCGCCTCTGGCCCGGTGTCCTTCATGCGCATCTGGGACACCATGTGCGCCACGCTGCTGTCCACCGGCGCGCGGCGCGGCGCGATGATGGCGACGCTGCGCTGCGACCATCCCGACATCGAGGCCTTCATCGACGCCAAGCGCGACACCCGCGCGCTGCGCCATTTCAACCTCTCGGTGCTGGTCAGCGACGCCTTCATGGAGGCCCTGCGCGCCGATGCCGACTGGCCGCTGGTGTTTCCCGATCGCGATTTCGGCGATGCGGCCGGCGAGACGGTCATGCGCGTGTGGTCGGGCGAGACGCAGGCGGTGCCTTGCCGCGTCATCCGCCGCGTGCGCGCGCGCGAACTGTGGGACCGCATCATGCGCGCCACCTACGACTACGCCGAGCCCGGCGTGCTGTTCATCGACCGCATCAACGAGTTCAATAACCTCCGTTACCGTGAGCACATCAGCGCGACCAATCCCTGCGGGGAAATCCCGTTGCCGCCCTACGGCGCCTGCGACCTCGGTTCGATCAACCTGACGCGCTTCGTGAAGCGGCCGTTCGAGCCCGACGCCGAATTCGATTTCGACGCCGTCGAGCGGGTGGCCCGCGTCGGGACACGGCTGCTCGACAATGTCATCGACGCCTCGCGCTTCCCGCTCGCGTCGCAGGAGGCGCAGGCGCGCGGCTCGCGCCGCGTCGGCCTCGGCGTCACCGGGCTCGCCGATACGCTGATCCTGCTCGGCATTGCCTACGACAGCGCCTCGGCGCTGGATTTCGCCGCGCGCGTGATGCGCACGATCTGCCACGCCGCCTACCGCGCCTCGATCGACCTGGCGCGCGAGAAGGGCGCCTTTCCGTTCTTCGAGCGCGACGCCTTTCTCGCCGCGCCGTTCGTCGCCGCGCTGCCGGAGGACATCCGCGACGGCATCCGCGCGCACGGCATCCGCAACAGCCACCTCACCGCGATTGCGCCCACCGGTACCATCAGCCTGCTCGCCAACAACGTCTCCAGCGGCATCGAGCCGGTGTTCGATTTCGACTACCGCCGGCGCGTGCTCGAGCTCGACGGCAGCTACACCGAATACGGCCTGCGGGATTACGCCCGCGCGCTGTGGGCGGAGCTGAAGCCCGGCGCGGTCATGCCGGCGGAGGTTTTCGTCGACGCGCGCCGCCTGCCGCCGCGCGTGCACGTCGACATGCAGGCCGCGGTGCAGCCCTATGTCGACAACGCGATCTCGAAGACGGTGAACATCCCGCGCGACTACGACTTCGCCGCCTTCCGCGAGGTCTATCAATATGCCTACGACAAGGGACTCAAGGGCTGCACCACCTTCCGTCCCAACCCGGTCACCGGGGAGATCCTGAGCGCGGAGGGCGAGGGCTTCGAGAAGGGATCGCACTGTTGCGACCTGGAGCGGGAGGCGGACTGA
- the der gene encoding ribosome biogenesis GTPase Der — protein sequence MKPVIALVGRPNVGKSTLFNRLTRSRAALVSDYPGLTRDRNYGTGRVGERPYIVVDTGGLSEAADAVDRLMAAQAHKAVEEADAVLFLVDAREGLTAVDEKIAARLRVSGKPLVLVVNKAEGLTPALITAEFASLGLQAVHCVSSAHGDGVEDMIEEVLEQFGPGPDGEAGSEEERGIQIAIVGRPNVGKSTLLNRMLGEERVLAFDQPGTTRDSIYVPFERDGQRYTLIDTAGVRRRGRVHEVIEKFSVIKTLQAIAEAHVVLLVLDAQQGVAEQDVKLLGHIIESGKALLIAVNKWDGMSPEDRLAVKSALERKLDFINYASVHFISALHGSGVGNLFETIIAAYHASNSKLSTPMLTRILERAIERHAPPLVRGRRIKLRYAHQGGNNPPLIVIHGTQTQAVPDSYRRYLEGVYREALELEGTPVRIEFRTGANPYQNRPSPPTARQRRRGRARTRQAGKRARH from the coding sequence ATGAAACCCGTCATTGCCCTGGTCGGACGTCCCAACGTCGGTAAATCGACCCTCTTCAACCGGCTCACACGCAGCCGCGCCGCGCTGGTCTCGGACTATCCGGGGCTGACGCGCGACCGTAACTACGGCACCGGACGCGTCGGCGAGCGCCCGTACATCGTCGTCGACACCGGCGGCCTCAGCGAGGCGGCGGATGCCGTCGACCGCCTCATGGCCGCGCAGGCGCACAAGGCGGTCGAGGAGGCGGACGCCGTGCTGTTCCTGGTCGACGCGCGCGAAGGGCTGACGGCGGTGGACGAGAAGATCGCCGCCCGTCTGCGCGTCTCCGGCAAGCCGCTGGTGCTGGTGGTCAACAAGGCCGAAGGCCTCACGCCGGCGCTGATCACGGCGGAATTCGCGTCCCTCGGCCTGCAGGCGGTGCATTGCGTCTCCTCGGCGCACGGCGACGGCGTCGAGGACATGATCGAGGAAGTGCTCGAGCAGTTCGGCCCCGGGCCGGACGGGGAGGCCGGATCCGAGGAGGAGCGCGGCATCCAGATCGCGATCGTCGGCCGCCCGAACGTCGGCAAGTCCACCCTGCTCAACCGCATGCTCGGCGAGGAGCGCGTGCTCGCCTTCGACCAGCCCGGCACCACGCGCGACAGCATCTACGTCCCCTTCGAACGCGACGGCCAGCGCTACACCCTGATCGATACCGCCGGCGTCAGACGCCGCGGCCGCGTCCACGAGGTCATCGAGAAGTTCAGCGTCATCAAGACGCTGCAGGCGATCGCCGAGGCCCACGTCGTGCTGCTGGTGCTCGACGCGCAGCAGGGCGTGGCGGAGCAGGACGTCAAGCTGCTCGGCCATATCATCGAGAGCGGCAAGGCGCTGCTGATCGCCGTCAACAAATGGGACGGCATGAGTCCCGAGGACCGGCTCGCCGTGAAGTCGGCGCTCGAACGCAAGCTCGATTTCATCAACTACGCCAGCGTGCATTTCATCTCCGCCCTGCACGGGAGCGGGGTCGGTAACCTGTTCGAGACGATCATCGCGGCGTATCATGCCAGTAACAGTAAGCTGTCGACGCCGATGCTGACCCGCATCCTGGAGCGGGCGATCGAGCGTCACGCGCCGCCGCTGGTGCGCGGCCGGCGCATCAAGCTGCGCTATGCCCATCAGGGCGGGAACAACCCGCCGCTGATCGTGATCCACGGCACGCAGACCCAGGCCGTGCCCGACAGTTACCGGCGCTACCTGGAAGGCGTATACCGGGAGGCGCTCGAACTCGAGGGGACGCCGGTGCGCATCGAATTCCGCACCGGCGCCAATCCCTACCAGAACCGGCCGTCGCCGCCGACCGCGCGGCAGCGGCGCCGCGGCCGGGCGAGGACCCGTCAGGCGGGGAAACGCGCACGCCACTGA
- the bamB gene encoding outer membrane protein assembly factor BamB → MPNHTRTSYRRLAAALCGVFLVALLAACSGAKPRVEPPDLAPVAGEMVLHGLWYRQPQVRHEPEVTALTPYVEGRRLFYSDRPDRVVALDARNGRRLWSVVVPSPAGADEASIRLSGGIGAGEGLLYVGTDEGEIIALDPDTGAVRWRTQLSGEVLAIPVAREGALVVRTNDGHLTAIDPASGNSLWSYASTVPPLSLRGASRPLIDQGRVFAGFANGKLAALSLESGEVLWEVTVGVPEGRSELERMVDIDSSPVLVDGVIYAAAYQARLAALTSVAGSVLWSRELSTAQDMAQDSDALYLAQDDGKVFAISRRSGAVLWQQDKLAGRVITAPVMYRGTLYVADQQGYLHGLSAGDGHFVARFRINEDAITLAPVVSDDAMYIQTVGGALHALRIDPKS, encoded by the coding sequence ATGCCGAATCATACGCGGACCTCGTACCGCCGTCTCGCCGCGGCGCTGTGTGGCGTCTTCCTCGTCGCGCTGCTGGCCGCGTGCAGCGGGGCCAAGCCGCGCGTCGAACCGCCCGATCTGGCGCCGGTCGCGGGGGAAATGGTCCTGCATGGCCTGTGGTACCGCCAGCCGCAGGTCCGTCACGAACCCGAGGTGACGGCCCTGACCCCGTACGTGGAGGGCAGGCGCCTGTTTTATTCCGATCGCCCCGACCGCGTGGTCGCGCTCGACGCGCGCAATGGCAGGCGGCTGTGGAGCGTCGTGGTGCCGTCGCCCGCCGGCGCGGACGAAGCTTCCATCCGGTTGTCGGGCGGCATCGGCGCGGGCGAGGGTCTGCTCTACGTCGGCACCGACGAGGGCGAGATCATCGCGCTCGACCCCGACACCGGCGCGGTGCGCTGGCGGACCCAGCTCAGCGGCGAGGTGCTGGCCATCCCGGTGGCGCGCGAGGGCGCGCTGGTGGTGCGCACCAACGACGGCCATCTCACCGCGATCGATCCCGCCAGCGGAAATTCGCTCTGGTCCTACGCGAGCACGGTCCCGCCGCTGAGCCTGCGCGGCGCGAGCCGGCCGCTGATCGACCAGGGACGCGTGTTCGCCGGTTTCGCCAACGGCAAGCTGGCGGCGCTCTCGCTCGAGAGCGGCGAGGTGCTGTGGGAGGTCACGGTCGGCGTCCCCGAAGGACGTTCGGAACTGGAGCGCATGGTCGACATCGATTCCAGTCCGGTGCTGGTCGACGGCGTGATCTATGCCGCCGCCTATCAGGCGCGGCTGGCGGCGCTGACGTCGGTGGCGGGCAGCGTGCTGTGGTCGCGCGAGCTTTCCACCGCCCAGGACATGGCGCAGGATTCCGACGCGCTGTATCTCGCCCAGGACGACGGAAAGGTGTTCGCGATCAGCCGCCGCAGCGGCGCCGTGCTGTGGCAGCAGGACAAGCTCGCCGGCCGCGTGATCACCGCGCCGGTCATGTATCGCGGCACGCTCTACGTCGCCGACCAGCAGGGCTACCTGCACGGACTCTCCGCCGGGGACGGCCATTTCGTCGCGCGTTTTCGCATCAATGAGGATGCGATTACGCTCGCGCCCGTGGTATCCGACGACGCCATGTATATCCAGACCGTCGGCGGCGCGCTGCACGCCCTCCGGATCGATCCGAAATCATGA
- a CDS encoding tetratricopeptide repeat protein, giving the protein MAAYSREEEEQLEDLKKWWARYRNPLIYGLIAGIVTIFGVRAWMVHQGNLAVSASNEYEQLQVESRAGNVEAALKRGGYIIDTYPHTPYAALSALILAREYVDKGDLPAARTRLEWVVEHAKLPEFVHIARLRLGKLMLAMGEGAQALALIEPVDGEEYAAEYAELKGDIYAETGQPAKARQAYQLALDKLGAGADTRMLKIKLDNLDAG; this is encoded by the coding sequence GTGGCTGCGTACAGTCGTGAAGAAGAAGAGCAACTCGAAGACCTGAAGAAGTGGTGGGCGCGCTATCGCAATCCGCTGATCTACGGCCTGATCGCCGGCATCGTCACCATCTTCGGCGTGCGCGCCTGGATGGTCCATCAGGGGAACCTCGCGGTTTCCGCCTCCAATGAATACGAACAGTTGCAGGTGGAATCGCGGGCCGGCAACGTCGAGGCGGCGCTAAAGCGCGGCGGCTACATCATCGATACCTATCCGCATACCCCCTATGCGGCGCTTTCCGCCCTGATCCTGGCGCGGGAATATGTCGACAAGGGCGACCTGCCCGCGGCGCGTACACGACTCGAGTGGGTGGTCGAGCACGCGAAACTGCCGGAATTCGTGCATATCGCCCGTCTGCGCCTCGGCAAGCTGATGCTTGCGATGGGTGAAGGCGCCCAGGCGCTGGCCCTGATCGAGCCGGTGGACGGGGAGGAGTATGCCGCCGAATACGCGGAGCTGAAGGGCGACATCTACGCCGAGACCGGGCAGCCCGCCAAGGCGCGCCAGGCCTACCAACTCGCGCTGGACAAGCTCGGCGCCGGTGCTGATACCCGCATGCTCAAGATCAAGCTCGACAACCTCGACGCCGGTTGA
- a CDS encoding helix-turn-helix domain-containing protein, translated as MSDKAIPQPEPPQSEAASASGPGPRLREARERQDLSREEVAERLHLQVAQVEALEHDDYAHFPAPIFIRGHLHNYARLLGIDPDSVTAALESQGLEQPPILSELTAAMPAARRRGISPRLRAAVVAAGTVLFLAVLWLLLKPAEVGGGKPEPAPVEGRVSAPAAVSPPVESMPAESVPAQEPASAETAPQDVAPDAPGEAPGEDPPPATNEPMDELVLRFNGESWVEVADVTGRRMAYRMGNFPDVLHLRGLAPFDILLGNARNVTIEYNGEPYENVPISRSNVASFRLGGPSDEGVKRNESQQSD; from the coding sequence ATGAGCGACAAGGCGATCCCGCAACCGGAACCGCCGCAGTCCGAGGCAGCGTCGGCATCGGGTCCGGGGCCACGCCTGCGCGAGGCGCGTGAGCGGCAGGACCTGAGTCGGGAGGAGGTCGCCGAACGCCTGCATCTGCAGGTGGCGCAGGTGGAGGCGCTGGAACACGACGACTACGCGCATTTCCCCGCCCCCATTTTCATCCGGGGCCATCTGCATAATTACGCGCGCCTGCTCGGCATCGATCCGGATTCGGTGACCGCCGCCCTGGAGTCCCAGGGGCTGGAGCAGCCGCCGATCCTGTCCGAACTGACGGCCGCCATGCCGGCGGCGCGGCGGCGCGGGATCTCGCCGCGCCTCCGCGCCGCCGTGGTCGCGGCCGGTACGGTGCTGTTCCTGGCCGTGCTGTGGCTGCTGCTCAAACCGGCGGAGGTCGGCGGCGGGAAGCCGGAGCCGGCACCGGTGGAAGGACGCGTGTCCGCGCCCGCGGCGGTTTCCCCTCCGGTGGAGTCCATGCCGGCCGAGTCCGTGCCGGCACAGGAGCCGGCGTCGGCCGAGACCGCGCCGCAGGATGTCGCGCCGGATGCGCCGGGTGAGGCACCGGGCGAGGATCCGCCGCCGGCAACCAACGAACCCATGGACGAGTTGGTGCTGCGCTTCAACGGAGAATCCTGGGTGGAGGTGGCGGACGTGACCGGGCGGCGCATGGCCTACCGGATGGGCAACTTCCCGGATGTGCTGCATCTGCGCGGCCTGGCGCCGTTTGATATCCTGCTCGGCAATGCCCGCAACGTCACAATAGAATACAATGGCGAACCGTACGAGAATGTCCCGATCAGCCGGTCCAACGTCGCCAGTTTCCGGCTGGGCGGTCCCAGCGACGAAGGCGTGAAGCGTAATGAAAGCCAGCAATCAGATTAA
- the ispG gene encoding flavodoxin-dependent (E)-4-hydroxy-3-methylbut-2-enyl-diphosphate synthase, translating into MKASNQIKRRQSRQIMVGKVPVGGDAPIAVQSMTNTETCDVEATVAQIQALEKAGADIVRVSVPTMEAAEAFGVIRSRVNVPLVSDIHFDYRIALRVADLGADCLRINPGNIGREDRVRAVVEKARERGIPIRIGVNAGSLEKELQSKYGEPTAEALVESAMRHIDILDKLDFHDFKVSLKASEVFLTIEAYRLIASQIDQPLHLGITEAGGLRSGTVKSAIGLGMLLADGIGDTIRISLAADPVEEVKVGFDILKSLHLRSRGINLVACPSCSRQRFDVIATVNALEARLEDITEPLDVAVIGCVVNGPGEAREAHIGLTGGSPNLVYVDGEPDHKVADEQLLDDLERTIRERLARRRAEGDGGQAGTVTIPAGTTHD; encoded by the coding sequence ATGAAAGCCAGCAATCAGATTAAGCGACGTCAGTCGCGCCAGATCATGGTCGGCAAGGTGCCGGTCGGGGGCGACGCCCCGATCGCGGTGCAGAGCATGACCAACACGGAGACCTGCGACGTCGAGGCGACCGTGGCCCAGATCCAGGCGCTGGAGAAGGCCGGCGCCGACATCGTGCGCGTCTCGGTGCCGACCATGGAGGCCGCGGAGGCCTTCGGCGTGATCCGTTCCCGGGTCAACGTGCCGCTGGTCTCGGACATTCATTTCGACTATCGCATCGCCCTGCGGGTGGCGGACCTCGGCGCCGACTGCCTGCGCATCAATCCCGGCAACATCGGCCGCGAGGATCGCGTGCGGGCGGTGGTGGAAAAGGCGCGCGAGCGCGGCATCCCGATCCGCATCGGCGTCAACGCTGGCTCGCTCGAAAAGGAACTGCAGAGCAAGTACGGCGAACCCACCGCCGAGGCGCTCGTCGAGTCGGCCATGCGTCACATCGACATCCTCGACAAACTGGATTTCCACGACTTCAAGGTCAGCCTGAAGGCCTCGGAGGTGTTCCTGACGATCGAGGCCTATCGCCTGATCGCGAGCCAGATCGACCAGCCGCTGCATCTCGGTATCACCGAGGCGGGCGGGCTGCGCTCCGGCACGGTGAAGTCGGCGATCGGCCTCGGCATGCTGCTCGCGGACGGTATCGGCGACACCATACGCATCTCGCTCGCGGCCGACCCGGTGGAGGAGGTGAAGGTCGGCTTCGACATCCTGAAGAGCCTGCACCTGCGCAGCCGCGGCATCAATCTGGTCGCCTGCCCCTCGTGCTCGCGCCAGCGCTTCGATGTGATCGCCACGGTCAACGCGCTGGAGGCGCGCCTGGAGGACATCACCGAGCCGCTCGACGTCGCGGTGATCGGCTGCGTGGTGAACGGCCCCGGCGAGGCGCGCGAGGCCCACATCGGTCTGACCGGCGGTTCGCCGAATCTCGTCTACGTCGACGGCGAGCCGGACCACAAGGTCGCGGACGAGCAATTGCTCGACGATCTCGAGCGCACCATCCGCGAGCGTCTCGCGCGGCGGCGTGCCGAGGGGGACGGCGGACAGGCGGGGACGGTGACGATCCCCGCCGGGACGACTCACGACTGA